One part of the Sinobacterium norvegicum genome encodes these proteins:
- a CDS encoding HlyD family type I secretion periplasmic adaptor subunit: MSESSAAVLIKTPRGGRLILYTIALMFLVLIIWGALTEVDEITRAEGKIVPSSRVQIIQNLEGGILNELYVREGQHVIKGAALLNLEDSKAEAAVIESNVEYDALIATAARLVAEAGNTIPVYPVADTAELAGYISAEKQLYLIHQQEINSERQIINHAVDEKQFEIDSTTQNIEDLQQQLRLMQEQKKINQPLVEIGAVPRLELLNIEQQISSLTGDINRAKNMIPSLSSALKGEQEKLTSLDVKYQEEAQQELTQIRAKIAIAKAGKTSSRDRIDRTSVIAPVSGTVKKIHITTLGGVVQPGMPLLEIVPDGKDIIVEANVKPSDIGFVHTGLPARVKVSAYDFATYGALDGIVEHVSADTIIDEQGRSYYIVRLRVDDNTLNNKDGTLPIIPGMQTTIDITIADRNLLAYVFKPVIRMLK; encoded by the coding sequence ATGTCGGAGTCAAGCGCTGCGGTTCTGATTAAAACACCCCGTGGTGGCCGCTTAATTCTCTACACCATTGCGCTAATGTTTCTTGTTCTTATCATTTGGGGGGCGCTAACCGAGGTTGATGAAATCACCCGAGCTGAAGGAAAAATAGTACCCTCTTCACGAGTTCAAATTATTCAAAATCTCGAGGGCGGCATTCTCAACGAGCTGTATGTTCGCGAGGGGCAGCATGTTATTAAAGGGGCCGCCTTGCTCAATCTAGAAGATTCCAAGGCTGAGGCTGCAGTCATTGAGTCCAACGTTGAGTACGATGCACTGATCGCGACCGCTGCACGTTTGGTTGCCGAGGCCGGTAATACTATCCCCGTATATCCTGTTGCCGATACGGCTGAACTCGCCGGCTATATCTCAGCTGAAAAACAGCTGTATCTTATCCATCAGCAGGAGATAAACAGTGAGCGGCAGATTATCAATCACGCGGTCGACGAGAAACAGTTTGAAATAGACTCGACAACGCAGAATATTGAAGACCTACAACAACAACTTCGGTTGATGCAGGAACAGAAAAAAATCAATCAACCATTGGTTGAAATCGGCGCTGTTCCACGCTTGGAGCTGCTCAATATCGAGCAACAAATCAGCAGCCTAACCGGAGACATTAACCGCGCCAAGAATATGATTCCGAGTTTGAGCTCTGCGCTAAAAGGCGAACAAGAGAAACTCACCAGCCTCGATGTCAAATATCAAGAAGAGGCTCAACAAGAGCTCACACAAATCCGCGCTAAAATTGCCATTGCCAAGGCGGGAAAAACGTCTAGCAGAGACCGTATTGATAGAACCTCTGTCATTGCCCCTGTCAGCGGTACCGTTAAGAAAATTCATATCACCACCCTCGGTGGTGTCGTTCAACCGGGTATGCCATTGCTGGAAATCGTCCCTGATGGCAAGGACATTATCGTCGAGGCAAACGTAAAGCCATCAGACATAGGCTTCGTCCACACAGGCTTGCCCGCAAGAGTAAAGGTTAGCGCCTATGATTTCGCCACGTATGGCGCCCTCGATGGCATTGTTGAACACGTCAGTGCTGACACGATTATCGATGAACAAGGCAGAAGCTACTATATCGTCAGATTGCGCGTTGATGACAACACCCTGAATAACAAGGATGGGACGCTACCTATTATTCCAGGCATGCAGACCACGATTGACATCACTATTGCCGATAGGAATTTACTCGCCTATGTCTTTAAACCTGTAATTAGAATGCTGAAATGA
- a CDS encoding OmpA family protein: protein MNKFFLSVLLLILTGCAEHVYPPEDNSNNDTEQGVNASANRSINPPYQVGTLLPADAGLKDADKDGVIDARDNCNATIESLKINNDGCALLSNKQKKVIFSAHFNTDDAVISNDDKIALEQLANEFLNSKYQYLLVVGHTDSEGSKESNILLSIDRAVALASVLTQKYYIEEDQILISGLADQLPVASNEDEQGRAENRRADTYLTNQKNLDRFKWDIWSVDQKDIYSNNQPNQTFKILTFEGVDQ, encoded by the coding sequence ATGAATAAATTTTTCCTTAGCGTTTTATTACTGATTCTGACAGGCTGTGCCGAGCACGTATACCCGCCCGAAGACAATTCAAACAATGACACTGAACAAGGCGTCAACGCGTCGGCAAACCGATCAATCAACCCACCTTATCAGGTAGGCACTCTACTGCCAGCAGATGCGGGCTTAAAAGATGCGGACAAAGACGGTGTTATCGACGCCAGAGACAATTGCAATGCAACGATTGAAAGCTTAAAAATCAACAACGATGGCTGCGCCTTGCTTTCGAATAAGCAAAAGAAGGTAATTTTTTCTGCTCATTTTAACACCGACGACGCCGTTATCAGCAACGATGACAAAATCGCTTTGGAACAATTGGCCAATGAATTTCTCAACAGCAAATATCAGTATTTATTAGTTGTCGGGCATACCGACAGCGAGGGCAGTAAAGAGTCCAATATTTTATTATCGATTGATCGTGCAGTAGCATTAGCGTCGGTGTTAACGCAGAAATACTATATTGAGGAGGATCAGATTCTGATTTCAGGGCTAGCCGATCAGCTCCCTGTGGCCAGCAATGAAGACGAACAAGGCCGTGCTGAGAACCGACGAGCTGATACCTATCTCACCAACCAAAAGAATCTCGACCGCTTTAAGTGGGATATTTGGAGTGTCGACCAAAAAGATATCTACAGTAACAACCAGCCAAACCAAACGTTCAAAATACTTACCTTTGAAGGGGTCGATCAATGA
- a CDS encoding TolC family outer membrane protein codes for MINKHNLSALMKAITTGLALSSLSFSGACLSNTLEEVVYYSITSNPEVRRYFFDYKTAVDEVNIAKGGLLPSVDFIASGGYESTYNDVRDFDIDQDRNNLTLRLVQPIWHGGENYHEIDRTTADALASRYNLVSQAENMALRVTEAYLDVLAASENVVLAEQNLSLHKLTSKLVGDKYDAGAGDRADLIQIEGRIRRAEANLTTSNNLLMNARSNYLALVGDFPVNLIMPEADLDYLPNERVEAIKLAIDNNPLMKLSHFDVEAAQAQLSARKAGYYPDFDIVAEANHNYQNNGFTGRENDSRIVLEMRWNLFNGLRDHNNVSAASSQHKTAQLISNATRRQVVQQVEQGWSSYLTTEKNRRSLKDYVISAKETEQLYNEQFKVNRRTLIDLLDSQNELYASRQSFLSANLEYKKSIYRIMAATGVLLEAMKIDIDAGIEWKEDNE; via the coding sequence ATGATAAATAAACATAATCTTTCAGCGCTGATGAAGGCGATAACCACAGGGCTAGCTCTTTCAAGCCTTTCCTTCAGTGGTGCATGTTTGTCCAATACACTGGAAGAGGTTGTGTACTATTCAATAACCAGCAACCCTGAAGTGCGACGCTATTTTTTCGACTATAAAACAGCTGTCGATGAGGTCAATATTGCCAAAGGCGGCTTACTCCCCAGCGTCGACTTTATCGCCTCCGGTGGCTATGAATCAACCTATAATGACGTCCGAGATTTCGATATTGACCAGGATAGAAATAATTTAACACTGAGGTTGGTACAGCCTATATGGCACGGCGGTGAAAACTATCATGAGATTGACCGTACCACGGCAGATGCACTGGCCAGCCGCTACAATCTGGTTTCACAAGCAGAAAACATGGCGCTAAGAGTCACCGAAGCCTATCTCGATGTATTGGCAGCAAGCGAAAACGTGGTATTGGCTGAGCAGAATCTATCGCTGCATAAATTGACCTCTAAATTAGTAGGGGACAAATATGATGCAGGCGCTGGCGACCGTGCCGACTTAATACAAATTGAAGGTCGAATCAGACGAGCCGAGGCCAATCTAACCACATCCAATAATCTTTTAATGAATGCGCGCTCCAATTATTTAGCGCTGGTCGGAGACTTTCCTGTCAACCTCATCATGCCCGAGGCTGATTTAGATTACCTGCCCAATGAAAGAGTAGAGGCCATTAAATTGGCCATTGACAATAACCCGCTGATGAAACTTTCTCACTTCGATGTTGAGGCTGCTCAGGCTCAGTTATCTGCACGCAAGGCGGGCTACTACCCCGATTTTGACATTGTTGCCGAGGCCAACCACAACTATCAAAACAATGGGTTTACCGGCCGCGAGAACGACAGTCGTATTGTCTTAGAAATGCGCTGGAACCTATTCAACGGCCTGAGAGACCACAACAACGTCAGTGCTGCGAGCTCTCAACATAAAACCGCCCAGCTAATCAGTAACGCCACCCGTCGACAAGTCGTACAGCAGGTTGAACAGGGGTGGTCGAGTTATTTAACCACCGAGAAAAACAGGCGTTCATTGAAGGATTATGTTATCTCGGCAAAAGAGACCGAACAGCTTTATAACGAACAGTTCAAAGTGAATAGAAGAACGCTGATAGATCTACTTGACAGCCAAAATGAACTCTACGCCTCTCGCCAAAGTTTTTTATCGGCTAACTTAGAATATAAAAAATCAATTTATCGAATCATGGCTGCCACCGGTGTGTTGTTAGAAGCCATGAAGATTGACATAGATGCTGGCATCGAATGGAAAGAAGACAATGAATAA
- a CDS encoding TSUP family transporter, whose protein sequence is MTDLSLIQYGLIAIVFVWSGFVRSGLGFGGAVLSLPFLLLIDNRPLVFLPLIAFHLLFFSSVTLITARVKNKKNATNVPSGIDWPYFKYAFSIIIIPKIIGVLGLVTLPTQIMSGIIFAIVTAYALSYIFNKPFSSNNKYIDVFFLMLGGYISGTSLIGAPLIIAVMAKHVSKYQLRDTLFLLWFVLVTIKMATFIYLGIDLQLVHHLWLLPAAGIGHIIGLRFHQHLLQGEQAVFYRVLGSILLIISSIGLYQILVEG, encoded by the coding sequence ATGACAGATCTATCACTCATACAGTATGGTCTCATTGCCATTGTCTTTGTCTGGAGCGGTTTTGTCCGTTCTGGCCTAGGCTTTGGCGGCGCAGTGTTATCTCTACCCTTTTTATTACTGATCGATAATCGACCGCTGGTTTTCCTGCCACTTATCGCTTTCCACCTATTGTTTTTTTCGTCTGTAACGCTGATCACAGCACGAGTTAAAAACAAAAAAAACGCCACCAACGTACCCTCTGGCATTGATTGGCCCTATTTTAAGTATGCCTTCAGTATTATTATCATTCCGAAAATTATCGGTGTATTGGGCTTGGTGACGCTGCCGACGCAAATCATGAGTGGTATTATTTTTGCTATCGTCACCGCTTATGCTCTCAGTTATATCTTCAATAAACCTTTCAGCAGTAACAATAAATATATTGATGTTTTTTTCTTAATGCTGGGGGGCTATATCAGCGGCACCAGTCTGATAGGCGCACCGCTTATTATTGCGGTAATGGCCAAACATGTCAGTAAGTATCAACTCAGAGATACACTCTTTTTATTGTGGTTTGTCTTGGTCACGATTAAGATGGCGACATTTATTTATCTCGGCATAGATCTACAGCTCGTCCATCATCTCTGGCTATTACCTGCCGCCGGCATAGGACATATTATTGGCCTACGCTTCCATCAACACCTGTTGCAGGGTGAACAGGCAGTATTTTATCGAGTCCTGGGGAGTATCTTATTAATCATCAGCAGCATTGGCCTCTACCAAATATTGGTAGAGGGCTAG
- a CDS encoding ABC transporter substrate-binding protein yields the protein MSHIKRLFLILVITSGLSINVYSNDDNFVRIGYLNFDEQYLLALISRQQLIDIGAQVKLVPFDSYFDLRNAMFSRDIDIYWGYTGQTAINDIYATPPYVQEELYDQVKEFDQVSSFIWLQPSTLVNNFTLAVRKTSNSTNELETIEDLAKLANQQASGVNITLHPIFLQNRIDAMEYLANFYGSNIDKFIIATEPTFDAIYSDLRDSKINIGLAHTTDFQLDFYSLRQLADNKNAFPPFQLAPVIQANTLTNNAEFEQALNDISIRLNTHLMRYLLQRWKVDKIGARSTAKEFLYADEIYPNSGRRSLFEARQ from the coding sequence ATGAGCCACATTAAACGACTTTTTCTTATTTTGGTCATCACCTCAGGCCTATCTATTAACGTGTATTCGAACGATGACAACTTTGTCCGTATTGGCTACCTCAACTTTGATGAGCAGTACCTCTTGGCTTTGATTAGTCGACAGCAATTAATCGATATTGGCGCGCAGGTTAAGTTAGTGCCCTTCGATAGCTATTTCGACTTGCGTAATGCTATGTTTTCCAGGGATATTGACATCTACTGGGGCTATACTGGACAAACAGCGATTAATGACATTTATGCCACCCCACCTTATGTACAAGAAGAACTTTATGACCAAGTGAAGGAATTTGACCAGGTCAGCAGTTTTATATGGCTGCAGCCTTCCACTCTGGTTAACAACTTCACCCTGGCGGTGAGAAAAACCAGCAACAGTACTAATGAGTTAGAAACCATTGAAGACTTGGCCAAACTTGCCAACCAGCAAGCTTCTGGTGTCAACATCACGCTGCACCCCATTTTTTTACAAAATCGTATTGACGCCATGGAATATCTGGCCAATTTTTATGGCAGCAATATCGACAAATTTATTATCGCCACCGAGCCCACCTTTGACGCAATATACAGCGATTTACGGGATAGTAAGATTAATATCGGCCTGGCACACACGACAGATTTTCAGCTCGACTTTTATTCACTGCGCCAGTTAGCCGATAATAAAAATGCCTTCCCCCCTTTTCAATTAGCCCCCGTTATCCAGGCCAATACGCTTACCAACAACGCTGAGTTTGAACAGGCACTGAACGATATCTCTATTCGCCTAAATACTCACTTAATGCGCTATCTATTACAGCGCTGGAAGGTGGATAAAATTGGTGCCCGCTCAACAGCCAAAGAGTTTCTCTATGCCGATGAGATTTACCCAAATTCAGGTCGTAGAAGTTTATTTGAGGCACGACAGTAG
- a CDS encoding type I secretion system permease/ATPase, whose protein sequence is MSGNVEKQDNQWQIPRLASEDTLLDGILTLAQLYGLSASPQRINEGLPLIDGRLTLELVPRAAKRAGLGMRLMKREANKIDTRTLPCLLLMRDGTSAVLTQMSEQVCLLIDPVNNGTIELTLDELTDTYSGYFFATRTLYHYRKHADDVSKEKHLHWFWGTISSSWRIYRDVILATVLINLFVLASPLFVMNVYDRVVPNNAIDTLWTFAIGALIIFSFDFILKLLRTYSIDIAGKKADILLSAKIFQQVQSIKLSHGPQSTGSFAKNLADFESVRDFVTSATITTLIDLPFAVIFLIIIGILSGPVVLVPIAGIIIIAIYSVLISIPLKTSIQKTYGASAEKNGLLIETLSNLENIKLQQLASHHQHRWEQASGDIANWSMRSRFLGQSSASVVSYIAQLSTVSIVIVGVYLISNGDLSMGGLIAAVMLSGRAISPMGQIASLITRFHQAKASYKGLSDIMAMPTETSEDSNYLTNPSLTGHYRFDEVYFNFPNQVQPFLHAINLEFKAGSKTAIIGQIGSGKSTLMRLLTGLYSPSSGQVSIDGTDIGQISPADLRNSLGCITQQNELFSGTIRDNIVAGYRHVDDDEVLRVAQLSGVSRFTAEGKAGLERPVGERGSLLSGGQRQCVAFARALLNNPKVLILDEPTAGLDNQSTQNFISNLENVIEDKTVILLTHNMSLLKTVDNIIVMNQGRVALSGKKADVLSQLQAGMVEV, encoded by the coding sequence ATGAGCGGCAATGTGGAAAAACAGGATAATCAGTGGCAGATACCTCGGCTCGCTTCCGAGGATACCCTGCTGGATGGCATCCTCACACTCGCCCAGTTGTATGGTCTTTCTGCATCGCCACAGCGTATCAATGAGGGCTTGCCTCTGATCGATGGCAGGCTCACTCTTGAGCTGGTGCCACGAGCTGCCAAGCGCGCTGGCCTAGGTATGCGTCTGATGAAAAGAGAGGCGAATAAGATTGATACCCGCACCCTGCCCTGCCTGCTATTAATGCGCGACGGCACCAGTGCGGTATTAACCCAAATGTCAGAGCAGGTCTGCCTTCTGATCGACCCAGTCAATAACGGCACCATCGAATTGACATTGGACGAACTAACAGACACCTACAGTGGCTATTTCTTCGCCACCCGGACGCTCTATCACTACCGAAAACACGCCGATGATGTCAGTAAAGAAAAGCATCTGCACTGGTTCTGGGGAACAATTAGCAGCAGTTGGAGAATTTATCGAGACGTCATCCTTGCCACCGTTCTGATTAATCTATTTGTGCTAGCAAGCCCATTGTTTGTGATGAATGTTTATGACCGTGTGGTGCCCAACAATGCTATCGACACGCTATGGACTTTTGCCATTGGCGCGCTCATTATTTTTAGTTTTGATTTTATTTTAAAACTGCTGCGAACATACTCCATCGATATTGCCGGGAAAAAAGCCGACATATTATTATCCGCCAAGATTTTTCAGCAGGTTCAATCGATCAAACTCAGCCATGGCCCCCAATCCACCGGTTCTTTTGCTAAAAACCTCGCGGATTTTGAAAGCGTGCGTGACTTTGTCACCTCTGCCACTATTACCACGCTGATCGATCTGCCCTTTGCTGTCATATTCCTCATCATTATTGGTATTTTATCCGGCCCCGTTGTATTGGTGCCTATTGCCGGCATTATCATCATCGCGATTTACTCAGTGCTAATCAGTATTCCGCTGAAGACATCGATTCAGAAAACCTATGGTGCCTCGGCAGAAAAAAATGGCTTGTTAATTGAAACACTGTCTAATTTAGAAAATATAAAATTACAGCAACTCGCCAGTCACCATCAACACCGCTGGGAACAGGCCAGCGGCGACATCGCCAATTGGAGCATGCGCTCACGTTTTCTTGGCCAGTCGTCGGCCAGCGTTGTCAGTTATATTGCCCAACTCTCTACCGTCAGTATTGTGATTGTCGGTGTCTACCTAATCAGCAATGGCGATCTGTCTATGGGCGGGTTGATTGCGGCAGTTATGCTCTCCGGTAGAGCGATCTCACCCATGGGTCAAATTGCCAGCCTGATCACACGCTTCCACCAGGCTAAGGCGTCCTACAAAGGCCTTAGCGACATCATGGCAATGCCGACAGAAACCAGTGAGGACAGTAATTACCTAACCAACCCCAGTCTCACCGGACACTATCGTTTCGACGAGGTTTACTTTAATTTCCCTAATCAGGTTCAGCCATTTCTCCATGCTATTAATCTCGAATTTAAGGCCGGCAGCAAAACCGCAATCATCGGCCAGATAGGTTCTGGGAAATCGACGCTGATGCGCTTACTAACAGGTCTCTACTCACCATCATCGGGGCAGGTCAGCATAGACGGAACGGACATCGGTCAAATTTCGCCGGCTGATTTGCGTAACAGCCTCGGTTGTATTACCCAGCAGAATGAATTATTCAGCGGCACGATTCGCGATAATATCGTTGCCGGTTACCGGCATGTCGATGACGATGAGGTATTGCGTGTCGCACAACTATCCGGTGTCAGCCGTTTCACCGCCGAAGGAAAAGCTGGCCTAGAACGCCCTGTCGGCGAGAGAGGCAGCCTGTTGTCTGGCGGTCAGCGCCAGTGTGTTGCCTTTGCCCGAGCACTGCTAAACAACCCAAAAGTGCTGATACTCGACGAGCCCACCGCTGGGCTCGATAATCAAAGTACCCAAAACTTTATTAGCAATTTAGAGAATGTTATTGAAGATAAAACCGTCATTCTTCTCACGCATAATATGAGTCTGCTAAAAACAGTGGATAACATTATTGTGATGAACCAGGGCCGGGTTGCCTTGAGCGGCAAAAAAGCCGACGTACTAAGCCAGCTGCAAGCCGGCATGGTCGAGGTGTAA